In Luteimonas viscosa, the following proteins share a genomic window:
- a CDS encoding RHS repeat domain-containing protein yields MDYLVRCRYALIACLSAMLVVPVANAQTYSRTEVIEYHDDLATYVLGQVKKTTCAASSPAHAACDGQADSVISQVDYGWKALPSKTYSFGKVQETFTYEASLAGQLGTLKTVADGNNNITTLSSWKRGIPQSIRYPATPEATAGATQTAVVDNNGWIKSIDDELNSRTCYDHDAMGRVNKITYPSETQADVCNTSKWAATTIDFSAGHAAAYGVPAGHWRQTTLTGNGRKILVLDALWRPVVEQTLDLGNVAGTHSEVITRYDAKGRAAFRSYPMRTNGAAVYTNTALKGIHTAYDALDRVTQVRQDWEGTGQLTTTTEYLGGADGYYTRTRNPRGYYSWTNYQAFDQPNYDTPVFVQQHSSGGVGYAITEIDRDVFGKPTSITRRKGDGTESATRRYAYNAYQELCRSVEPETGATVMGYDGAGNLTWSASGLPAGTACHTTGNTTAITARKAVRTYDGRNRLKTLTFPGDGLGNQTWTYYADGLPNAVTTRNDTAGAQQTVNSYTYNRRRLLSRESLKLGTVFTWPVDYAYNGNGHLASLTWHGLAVNYAPNALGQPTQAGTYATGVTYHPNGGIKEFTYGNAIKHTLTQNARGLPDTSCDFYGSCGASAFLNDGYDYDQNGNVSAISDGRTGNRGNRTMTYDVLDRLTKVVSGNGTSNPMFGTATYAYDALDNLTRVHVTGGNHARNHYYCYDTATWRLTNVKTGSCSGATVIGLGYDVQGNLANKSGRTYAFDFGNRLRSNSGSPASTYAYDGHGRRVLDQVGTGKKYTHYLQDGRLSMTGDDRSGKVAEYIYLQGSLVAIRERDVATNVYTTKYQHTDALGSPVAITNQSRTVLERTDYEPYGRPNRAWRDGPGYTGHVEDAATQLSYMQQRYYDPSIGRFLSVDPVTASGHTGDNFNRYWYADDNPYRFTDPDGRQASEEKETPPPEENVTEPTTLATISVTATRPAIASSQAVGWGQIGRSLVQGGSISLVFVAGMWPHDMGHSACETQGAFACGIMMSDQFPPGYKPGPVGAAEWGRRNGVSPREARERFHRGVKGNTKGAGADHDFGVNPDTGDVIDPNGDSVGNLEDEHGG; encoded by the coding sequence ATGGACTATCTCGTTCGCTGCAGGTACGCGTTGATTGCGTGCCTGTCTGCCATGCTGGTGGTGCCTGTGGCGAACGCCCAGACCTACAGCCGCACCGAGGTCATCGAGTACCACGATGACCTTGCGACCTACGTCCTGGGCCAGGTCAAGAAGACCACCTGCGCCGCATCGAGTCCTGCTCATGCCGCATGCGACGGGCAGGCGGACTCCGTGATCTCCCAGGTCGACTACGGATGGAAGGCGCTTCCCTCGAAGACATACAGCTTCGGCAAGGTGCAGGAAACGTTCACGTACGAAGCCTCCCTCGCTGGCCAGTTGGGCACGCTCAAGACGGTCGCGGACGGCAACAACAACATCACCACCCTGTCGAGCTGGAAGCGCGGCATTCCGCAGTCGATCCGATATCCGGCAACGCCCGAAGCCACCGCGGGCGCCACGCAAACGGCCGTGGTCGACAACAATGGCTGGATCAAGTCGATCGACGACGAGCTGAACTCACGCACGTGCTATGACCACGATGCGATGGGGCGGGTCAACAAGATCACCTACCCGTCCGAAACGCAGGCCGACGTCTGCAACACCTCCAAGTGGGCGGCGACCACCATCGATTTCTCCGCCGGTCATGCCGCTGCCTACGGTGTCCCAGCCGGCCATTGGCGTCAAACGACCCTCACGGGCAACGGGCGGAAGATCCTCGTGCTGGACGCGCTTTGGCGACCGGTGGTTGAGCAGACCCTGGACCTGGGCAATGTGGCAGGCACCCACTCCGAGGTGATCACCCGGTATGACGCCAAGGGCCGGGCGGCGTTCCGGTCCTATCCCATGCGAACCAACGGCGCGGCCGTCTACACCAACACCGCACTCAAAGGCATCCACACGGCCTACGACGCACTCGATCGCGTCACGCAGGTCAGGCAGGACTGGGAAGGTACGGGGCAGCTGACGACGACCACCGAGTATCTGGGCGGCGCGGACGGTTACTACACACGGACCAGAAATCCACGTGGATACTACTCTTGGACGAACTACCAGGCCTTCGATCAGCCGAATTACGATACGCCGGTCTTCGTGCAGCAACACAGTAGCGGTGGCGTGGGATACGCAATTACCGAGATCGATCGTGACGTGTTCGGCAAGCCGACGTCCATTACGCGGCGCAAAGGTGACGGGACCGAAAGCGCAACGCGCCGCTACGCTTACAACGCTTACCAGGAACTGTGCCGCTCCGTGGAGCCTGAAACCGGCGCCACTGTCATGGGTTACGACGGAGCCGGCAACCTGACCTGGTCGGCATCTGGCCTGCCGGCGGGTACTGCCTGCCACACCACCGGCAACACCACGGCGATCACTGCCCGCAAGGCGGTGCGAACCTACGACGGCCGTAACAGGCTCAAGACGCTTACGTTCCCAGGGGACGGCCTGGGCAACCAGACATGGACGTACTACGCCGACGGCCTGCCCAACGCGGTGACCACCCGCAACGACACCGCCGGTGCGCAGCAGACGGTCAACAGCTACACCTACAACCGGCGCCGGCTGCTCAGCCGGGAGAGCCTGAAGCTCGGTACCGTCTTCACCTGGCCGGTCGACTACGCCTATAACGGCAACGGCCACCTGGCGTCGCTGACCTGGCACGGCCTGGCCGTGAACTACGCACCTAACGCACTGGGCCAGCCGACGCAGGCCGGGACCTATGCCACCGGCGTGACCTACCACCCCAACGGCGGCATCAAGGAGTTCACCTATGGCAACGCGATCAAGCACACGTTGACCCAGAACGCTCGCGGCTTGCCCGACACAAGCTGCGACTTCTACGGCAGCTGCGGCGCATCGGCCTTCCTCAACGATGGCTACGACTACGACCAGAACGGCAACGTTTCGGCCATCAGCGACGGCAGGACTGGGAACCGCGGGAACCGCACGATGACCTACGACGTGCTCGACCGGCTGACGAAGGTGGTGTCCGGCAACGGGACCTCCAATCCGATGTTCGGCACCGCGACCTATGCCTACGACGCGCTCGACAACCTGACCCGGGTCCACGTGACCGGAGGCAACCATGCCCGCAACCACTACTACTGCTACGACACTGCGACCTGGCGTTTGACCAACGTCAAGACCGGCAGCTGCAGCGGGGCGACGGTTATCGGGCTGGGTTACGACGTGCAGGGCAACCTGGCCAACAAGAGCGGCCGGACCTACGCCTTCGACTTCGGCAACCGGCTCCGCAGCAACAGCGGCAGCCCGGCATCGACCTATGCCTACGACGGCCACGGGCGCCGGGTGCTGGACCAGGTGGGGACCGGCAAGAAGTACACGCACTACCTGCAGGATGGCCGCCTCTCGATGACCGGAGACGACCGCTCGGGCAAGGTTGCCGAGTACATCTATCTGCAGGGGAGCCTGGTGGCGATCCGCGAACGCGACGTGGCGACCAACGTGTACACCACGAAGTACCAGCACACCGATGCGCTGGGCAGTCCCGTGGCGATCACCAACCAGAGCCGGACGGTGCTGGAGCGGACGGATTACGAACCGTACGGGCGGCCGAATCGCGCATGGCGGGACGGGCCGGGGTATACGGGGCATGTGGAGGATGCGGCAACTCAGCTGTCATACATGCAACAGCGCTATTACGATCCGAGCATCGGGAGGTTTCTCAGTGTCGATCCTGTGACCGCTAGCGGTCATACCGGAGATAACTTCAACCGGTACTGGTATGCCGACGACAATCCGTATCGGTTTACTGACCCGGACGGCCGGCAAGCCAGTGAGGAGAAGGAAACTCCGCCGCCCGAGGAGAACGTTACTGAGCCCACTACGCTGGCCACAATCTCAGTCACTGCGACCCGTCCGGCAATCGCGTCCTCACAAGCGGTTGGTTGGGGACAGATTGGCAGATCGCTGGTCCAGGGCGGGTCAATCTCTCTAGTGTTCGTTGCAGGCATGTGGCCCCACGACATGGGGCACTCGGCTTGTGAGACACAAGGTGCCTTTGCTTGTGGAATCATGATGTCTGACCAGTTCCCGCCTGGATATAAGCCGGGCCCAGTGGGAGCTGCGGAATGGGGAAGGAGGAACGGTGTCAGTCCTCGAGAAGCTCGCGAGAGATTTCATAGAGGAGTAAAAGGGAACACAAAGGGCGCGGGAGCAGATCACGATTTTGGAG